One genomic region from Bradyrhizobium icense encodes:
- a CDS encoding alpha/beta fold hydrolase: MQTLHVNGYDMAYLDVGQGAANSPPLVLVHGTLGDFRTWNAVLGPLSKQHRVISLSLRRFFPEHWDGVGNDYRMAQHVADVIGFIEKLNAGPVDLIGHSRGGHIGFRVVQMRADLLRKAVLAEPGGDLEPALQPSSPPPGPVPLGPRVPIAAEMVRNGDIDGALALFVDGIDGEGAWARWPAAPRQQLRDNVHTLLGQVGENRQPFLKSEAEAIRTPTLLIGGGDTRGALAVTWRVLAEHIPGARTAVIPGTRHWMFEQAPQEFCNVVLDFLAR, from the coding sequence ATGCAGACCCTTCACGTCAACGGCTATGACATGGCCTATCTCGACGTCGGCCAAGGCGCGGCCAACAGCCCGCCGCTGGTTCTCGTGCACGGCACGCTCGGCGATTTCCGGACGTGGAACGCAGTGCTGGGGCCGCTATCGAAACAGCACCGCGTGATCTCGCTGAGCCTGCGGCGGTTCTTCCCGGAGCATTGGGACGGCGTCGGCAACGACTATCGGATGGCACAGCACGTCGCCGACGTCATCGGCTTCATCGAAAAACTGAATGCCGGACCGGTCGATCTGATCGGCCATTCCCGCGGCGGGCATATCGGCTTTCGCGTGGTGCAGATGCGGGCTGATTTATTGCGCAAGGCCGTCCTCGCCGAACCGGGCGGCGATCTCGAGCCGGCGCTGCAACCGAGCAGTCCGCCTCCCGGCCCCGTGCCGCTGGGCCCGCGTGTTCCGATCGCGGCCGAGATGGTGCGGAACGGTGACATCGACGGCGCGCTGGCGCTGTTCGTCGACGGCATCGACGGTGAAGGTGCATGGGCGCGGTGGCCGGCGGCGCCGCGGCAGCAATTGCGCGACAACGTCCATACGCTGCTCGGCCAGGTCGGCGAGAATCGCCAGCCGTTTCTGAAGAGCGAAGCGGAGGCAATCAGGACTCCGACGCTGTTGATCGGCGGCGGCGACACCAGGGGCGCGCTGGCGGTGACCTGGCGCGTGCTGGCCGAACATATTCCGGGCGCACGGACGGCGGTGATCCCGGGCACGCGTCACTGGATGTTCGAACAGGCGCCGCAGGAGTTTTGCAACGTCGTGCTGGATTTCCTGGCGAGGTAG
- a CDS encoding adenylate/guanylate cyclase domain-containing protein: MLRPTIRKRILGIAIGLIFLMVIISALSTVMTRKIAHQLDELTTKYVEAYGHLARMNVRSLEQAVVVRRMVFLKIQTPPDETAFADQQAIYEAKGREIDQEAQAARALIIAIIDDPTTVSDDANLGRIENRIETITSDLRRYLEAESKRMWPLLEAGNMPEVRASLVRSDALRDEFNRKIEEIRHDMFEQVRSDAAVTMRDQQRAIVISAIVTMLAAILGLTFAFFVSTGITRPVRRLLDGTRAVEAGRLDGSIDVTTRDEIGQLTTAFNNMVEQLRHKERLRETFGRYVDPRVVEGLIDQRSLTARAGERRVMTVLFCDMQGFTSLSEGMTPQGLVKVMNHYLSTMSGPIRSNRGIIDKYIGDAIMAYWGPPFTEHSEQARLACLAAVEMADRGTALRRELPELLGIRAVPSDCDVRIGVAAGEVLVGSIGSEFMMSYTVMGDAVNLASRLENANKVYGSRSLVSEVVITAAGDAVESREIDRLVVAGQTLPQAVFDILGRKGELTAKQLALRERYAEGLAAYRERRWDDARRAFHAALEAVPNDGPAKALARRVENFQVNPPAADWDGAWRLDQK, from the coding sequence ATGCTGCGACCGACCATCCGCAAGCGAATCCTCGGCATCGCCATCGGACTGATCTTTCTGATGGTGATCATCTCGGCGCTGTCGACGGTGATGACGCGAAAAATTGCGCATCAACTCGATGAGCTGACGACAAAATATGTCGAAGCATATGGGCATCTGGCGCGGATGAACGTCCGCTCGCTGGAGCAGGCGGTGGTGGTTCGCCGGATGGTATTCCTCAAGATACAGACACCACCGGACGAGACCGCCTTTGCAGATCAGCAAGCCATCTATGAGGCGAAGGGCAGGGAGATTGACCAGGAGGCGCAAGCTGCGCGCGCCCTGATCATTGCAATCATTGATGATCCGACCACCGTCTCCGACGACGCCAACCTCGGACGGATCGAGAACCGGATCGAAACCATAACGAGCGACCTTCGCCGTTATCTGGAAGCAGAGAGCAAGCGGATGTGGCCGCTGCTCGAAGCCGGCAACATGCCCGAAGTACGGGCCAGCCTTGTTCGGAGCGACGCGCTCCGCGACGAATTCAATCGCAAGATTGAGGAAATCCGACACGACATGTTCGAGCAGGTCCGCAGCGATGCGGCCGTGACGATGCGGGATCAGCAGCGCGCGATTGTCATCTCCGCGATCGTGACGATGCTTGCGGCCATCCTCGGACTGACGTTCGCGTTCTTCGTCAGCACCGGTATTACTCGCCCGGTGCGGCGGCTGCTGGACGGCACCCGCGCCGTCGAGGCCGGCCGGCTCGACGGCTCGATCGACGTCACCACGCGCGACGAAATCGGCCAGCTCACGACCGCCTTCAACAACATGGTCGAGCAATTGCGCCACAAGGAGCGCTTGCGCGAGACTTTCGGCCGCTACGTCGATCCCCGCGTGGTGGAAGGGTTGATCGACCAGCGATCGTTGACGGCCCGCGCCGGCGAGCGGCGGGTGATGACCGTGCTGTTCTGCGACATGCAGGGCTTTACCAGCCTCAGCGAGGGCATGACGCCGCAGGGCCTCGTCAAGGTGATGAACCACTATCTGTCGACGATGTCGGGACCGATCCGCAGCAATCGCGGCATCATCGACAAGTATATCGGCGATGCGATCATGGCCTATTGGGGACCTCCCTTTACCGAGCATAGCGAGCAGGCGCGCCTGGCCTGCCTCGCTGCCGTCGAGATGGCCGATCGCGGTACGGCGTTGCGCAGGGAGTTGCCCGAACTGCTCGGCATACGCGCCGTGCCGAGCGACTGCGACGTTCGCATTGGGGTTGCCGCCGGCGAAGTGCTGGTCGGCAGTATCGGCTCGGAGTTCATGATGAGCTACACGGTGATGGGTGATGCGGTCAATCTCGCGTCGCGGCTGGAGAACGCCAACAAGGTCTATGGCAGCCGTTCGCTGGTTTCGGAGGTTGTGATCACAGCGGCCGGCGATGCGGTGGAATCCCGCGAGATCGATCGGCTCGTGGTTGCGGGTCAGACCCTTCCACAGGCGGTGTTCGATATCCTGGGGCGCAAGGGCGAACTCACCGCGAAGCAACTGGCGTTGCGTGAGCGGTATGCCGAAGGGCTCGCCGCCTATCGGGAGCGCCGCTGGGACGACGCGCGCCGGGCATTCCATGCGGCGCTCGAGGCGGTTCCCAACGACGGACCGGCGAAGGCGCTGGCCAGGCGTGTCGAGAATTTTCAGGTCAATCCGCCGGCCGCCGATTGGGATGGTGCGTGGCGGCTCGACCAAAAGTAA
- a CDS encoding carboxymuconolactone decarboxylase family protein, whose translation MQARMNHPVMVLPDAMKPLQALGDLTKNSLPEKLLELVYLRASQINGCSVCVDMHSKLAGKAGETGERLFAVAAWRDTPYFTEAERAALALTEALTRISDRADPVPDEVWSEADKHFDEAELSALILAIAKINVWNRLNVAVRQPVGV comes from the coding sequence ATGCAAGCCCGAATGAATCATCCCGTCATGGTCCTTCCCGACGCCATGAAACCGCTGCAGGCGCTGGGCGACCTGACCAAGAACAGTCTGCCGGAAAAGTTGCTCGAACTGGTGTACCTGCGGGCCAGCCAGATCAACGGCTGCAGCGTCTGTGTCGACATGCACTCAAAACTCGCCGGCAAGGCCGGCGAGACCGGCGAGAGGCTGTTCGCGGTGGCCGCCTGGCGCGACACGCCCTATTTCACCGAAGCCGAGCGCGCGGCCCTGGCGTTGACGGAAGCGCTGACACGGATCAGCGACCGCGCCGATCCGGTGCCGGACGAGGTCTGGAGTGAGGCCGACAAGCATTTCGACGAGGCGGAGCTCTCGGCGTTGATTCTGGCGATCGCCAAGATCAATGTCTGGAACAGGCTCAATGTAGCCGTGCGTCAGCCTGTGGGCGTCTAG
- a CDS encoding sigma-70 family RNA polymerase sigma factor produces the protein MDEKKFLAEKFEANRPHLRAVAYRMLGSTSEVDDAVQETWLRLSRSDTSAVENLGGWLTTVVARVCLDMLRSRKSRREEPMGPHVPEPVADDMHGRDAEMADSVGAALLVVLETLAPAERLAFVLHDTFAVPFEEIAPIVGRTPAAARQLASRARRRVQGSPPPDADFGRQKNIVDAFIKASREGDFEGLLTVLDPDVVFRADAAAQRLGSLAEIRGAAAVAEAFKGRAQSARPALVDGALALAVILGGQLRIVVRLTISGERISAVEAVADAERIGQLDVNLLA, from the coding sequence ATGGACGAGAAAAAGTTTCTGGCTGAGAAATTCGAGGCCAACCGGCCCCATCTGAGGGCGGTGGCCTACCGTATGCTGGGTTCGACGAGCGAGGTCGATGATGCCGTGCAGGAAACCTGGCTGCGGCTGAGCCGCTCCGATACCAGCGCGGTCGAAAACCTCGGGGGGTGGCTGACCACGGTCGTCGCCCGCGTCTGCCTCGACATGCTGCGCTCGCGCAAATCGCGGCGCGAGGAACCTATGGGTCCGCACGTGCCGGAACCTGTCGCTGACGATATGCATGGGCGCGACGCGGAAATGGCGGATTCCGTCGGCGCGGCGCTGCTGGTGGTGCTGGAAACACTCGCGCCGGCCGAACGGCTTGCCTTCGTGCTGCACGACACGTTTGCCGTGCCGTTCGAAGAGATCGCCCCGATCGTCGGCCGCACACCTGCCGCGGCGAGGCAACTGGCCAGCCGCGCCCGCCGCCGGGTGCAAGGCAGCCCGCCGCCAGACGCCGACTTCGGCCGGCAGAAAAACATCGTCGACGCGTTCATCAAGGCCTCCCGCGAGGGTGACTTTGAGGGGCTGCTCACGGTGCTCGATCCCGACGTGGTATTTCGTGCCGATGCTGCCGCGCAACGCCTCGGCTCGCTCGCGGAAATTCGTGGCGCCGCCGCGGTCGCAGAAGCCTTCAAGGGACGCGCACAGTCGGCCAGGCCGGCGCTGGTCGACGGTGCATTGGCGCTCGCCGTCATTCTCGGCGGCCAACTGCGCATCGTGGTGCGGCTGACGATCAGCGGCGAACGGATTTCGGCGGTCGAAGCGGTGGCCGATGCCGAGCGGATCGGACAGCTCGACGTAAACCTGCTCGCGTGA
- a CDS encoding class I SAM-dependent methyltransferase, whose protein sequence is MSNDAAGFVGNIPQYYDQGLGPIIFAEYAADIAKRVASGGPVRVLETAAGTGIVTRQLREVLPRDAELTATDFNPPMLDVARAKFQPGEQVAFQPADAAALPFADASFDAIVCQFGLMFFPDKAKSFSEAYRVLAPGGRYVLSVWDSHRYNPFGRIAHEVAARFFPADPPQFYNVPFSCHQIDPIKEMLITAGFDDIGIAVIRQVRELPDVAIFARAAVHGNPLIDQVRARGGVDPDQIVDTMAQAFRREFGDPGRMPVQAIVFSATKSR, encoded by the coding sequence ATGAGCAACGACGCAGCCGGTTTCGTTGGCAATATCCCTCAGTACTATGATCAAGGCCTGGGCCCGATCATCTTCGCCGAGTATGCGGCGGACATTGCCAAGCGTGTCGCCAGCGGCGGTCCGGTGCGGGTGCTCGAAACCGCCGCCGGCACCGGCATCGTCACGCGGCAGTTGCGCGAGGTGCTGCCAAGAGACGCAGAGCTGACTGCGACCGACTTCAATCCGCCGATGCTCGATGTTGCCCGCGCCAAGTTTCAGCCTGGCGAGCAGGTCGCCTTCCAGCCTGCCGACGCGGCCGCACTTCCATTCGCCGATGCAAGCTTCGATGCGATCGTTTGTCAGTTCGGCCTAATGTTCTTTCCGGACAAGGCAAAATCCTTTTCCGAGGCTTATCGTGTGCTCGCGCCCGGCGGCCGCTATGTGCTCAGCGTCTGGGACTCTCATCGCTACAATCCGTTCGGCCGGATCGCGCATGAGGTGGCCGCGCGTTTCTTCCCTGCCGATCCGCCGCAGTTTTACAACGTGCCGTTCTCCTGCCACCAGATCGATCCGATCAAGGAGATGCTGATAACGGCGGGGTTCGACGACATCGGCATTGCCGTGATCAGACAGGTAAGAGAACTGCCTGACGTCGCAATTTTTGCGCGGGCGGCCGTCCATGGTAACCCGCTGATCGATCAGGTCCGGGCACGTGGCGGCGTAGATCCTGACCAGATCGTCGACACGATGGCACAGGCGTTTCGCCGCGAGTTCGGCGATCCCGGCCGGATGCCGGTTCAGGCGATCGTGTTCTCCGCGACAAAGAGCCGATGA
- a CDS encoding GntR family transcriptional regulator, with amino-acid sequence MIPLDPLPNLIDQVYARILEAITDRSLPPGHRIRQNELAEKLGVSRQPVSHALHLLHRQGLVAESGRRGFEVTRLDPERIRQLYEVRGAIDALAARLAAGRCNADASGRKQVEAALQAGRSIGKDTPLSRLIALDVDFHGAIYRLAGNPAIEEMIAPQWPHMRRSMATVLAELDYRERAWAEHEAIAAQILAGNARAAEAAALAHAQTAGRMTEERLRATDRAA; translated from the coding sequence ATGATCCCACTGGATCCGCTTCCCAACCTGATCGACCAGGTCTATGCCCGGATCCTCGAGGCGATCACCGATCGTTCGCTGCCGCCCGGGCACCGCATCCGGCAGAACGAGCTTGCGGAAAAGCTTGGCGTCTCGCGCCAGCCGGTGTCCCACGCGCTGCATTTGCTGCATCGGCAGGGGCTCGTCGCCGAGAGCGGCCGCCGCGGCTTTGAAGTCACCCGGCTCGATCCCGAACGCATTCGCCAGCTTTACGAAGTCCGCGGCGCCATCGACGCGCTGGCGGCACGGCTGGCTGCCGGGCGATGCAACGCCGATGCGTCAGGCCGCAAGCAGGTCGAGGCGGCGCTGCAGGCCGGGCGGAGCATTGGCAAAGACACGCCGCTTTCGCGGCTGATCGCCCTCGACGTCGATTTTCACGGCGCCATCTATCGCCTCGCGGGCAATCCCGCGATCGAGGAAATGATCGCGCCGCAATGGCCGCACATGCGCCGCTCGATGGCGACCGTGCTGGCGGAGCTCGACTACCGCGAGCGCGCCTGGGCCGAACATGAGGCGATTGCCGCGCAAATCCTCGCCGGCAATGCCAGGGCGGCGGAAGCCGCTGCGCTGGCGCATGCGCAGACGGCCGGGCGGATGACGGAGGAGAGACTGAGAGCGACGGATAGGGCGGCGTAA
- a CDS encoding phytanoyl-CoA dioxygenase family protein, with the protein MKLTPQQIEFFNREGWLFLPELFSQEEVDYLAREAVSIYDANRPEVWREKSGAPRTAFAAHLYNEAFGALAAHPRMIEPIEQIFGEKVYMHQFKINAKAAFTGDVWQWHQDYGTWKRDDGMPEPRAMNIAIFLDEVMPINGPLMLVPKSQHAGDLKASHDLETTSYPLWTLDEETVTRLVKEGGIVAPTGKAGGMLMFHGNLVHGSSGNITPYPRKIVYLTLNAVSNYIRTPTRPDYIAHRDFTPIQTVDDDALLRLARAHRQAAE; encoded by the coding sequence ATGAAACTGACGCCACAGCAGATCGAATTCTTCAACCGCGAAGGCTGGCTGTTCCTGCCGGAGTTGTTCAGCCAGGAGGAAGTGGATTATCTCGCACGCGAGGCCGTCAGCATCTACGACGCCAACCGGCCGGAGGTGTGGCGCGAGAAGAGCGGCGCGCCGCGCACCGCCTTTGCCGCGCACCTCTACAACGAGGCGTTCGGCGCGCTCGCTGCGCATCCACGCATGATCGAGCCGATCGAGCAGATCTTCGGCGAGAAGGTCTACATGCATCAGTTCAAGATCAACGCCAAAGCCGCCTTCACCGGCGATGTCTGGCAGTGGCATCAGGATTACGGCACCTGGAAGCGCGACGACGGCATGCCGGAGCCGCGCGCGATGAACATCGCGATCTTCCTGGACGAGGTGATGCCGATCAACGGCCCGTTGATGCTGGTGCCGAAGAGCCAGCACGCCGGCGATCTGAAGGCTTCGCATGACCTTGAGACCACGTCCTATCCGCTGTGGACCTTGGATGAGGAGACTGTCACCCGGCTGGTGAAGGAAGGCGGCATCGTCGCCCCCACCGGCAAGGCTGGCGGCATGCTGATGTTCCACGGCAATCTGGTGCACGGATCAAGCGGCAACATCACACCCTACCCGCGCAAGATCGTCTACCTGACGCTGAACGCGGTCTCGAACTATATCCGCACCCCCACAAGGCCGGACTACATCGCGCATCGCGACTTCACGCCGATCCAGACCGTGGATGACGACGCGCTGCTGCGGCTCGCACGAGCGCATCGCCAGGCCGCGGAGTAG
- a CDS encoding NAD(P)H-dependent oxidoreductase, whose translation MNLHHLLNARLAAGKPVRVALIGAGKFGSMFLSQVPHTPGLEVPVIIDIDRDRARDACRTVGWDQARIAQTTFTDDGARAIGGSAVDVVVEATGNPAVGIRHARAAIAAGKHVVMVNVEADVLAGPLLAQEARKAGVVYSLAYGDQPALTAEMVDWARATGFRVVAAGKGTKYLPAYHDVTPDGVWQHYGLTAGEAQSAGMNPQMFNSFLDGTKSAIEMAAIANATGLDVPSDGLLFPPCGVDDLPHVMRPREAGGVLEKAGLAEVVSSLERDGRPVFRDLRWGVYVVLEAPNDYAADCFRQYGLKTDASGRYAAMYKPYHLIGLELNISILSAALRNEPTGQPHDFRGDVAAVAKRNLRAGEMLDGEGGYTVWGKLMPASKSLAAGALPIGLAHRVKLKNDVAHGAVVRWNDVEVDEGSDTIKTRRAMEAAFSTRR comes from the coding sequence ATGAACCTTCACCACCTCCTCAACGCCCGCCTTGCGGCCGGCAAGCCGGTTCGCGTCGCGCTGATCGGCGCCGGCAAATTCGGCTCGATGTTCTTGTCGCAGGTGCCGCATACGCCGGGACTCGAAGTGCCCGTCATCATCGACATCGATCGCGATCGCGCCCGCGACGCGTGTCGCACCGTCGGCTGGGATCAGGCGCGGATCGCGCAGACAACTTTCACCGATGACGGCGCACGCGCGATCGGAGGCAGTGCTGTTGACGTCGTGGTGGAAGCCACCGGCAATCCCGCCGTCGGCATCCGTCATGCCCGCGCGGCCATTGCCGCGGGCAAGCATGTCGTGATGGTCAATGTCGAGGCCGACGTGCTGGCTGGCCCGCTATTGGCACAGGAAGCGCGCAAGGCCGGCGTGGTCTATTCGCTGGCCTATGGTGACCAGCCGGCGTTGACCGCCGAGATGGTGGACTGGGCGCGCGCGACAGGCTTTCGCGTCGTCGCTGCCGGCAAGGGCACCAAATATCTTCCCGCCTATCACGACGTGACACCGGACGGCGTCTGGCAGCATTACGGGCTGACGGCGGGCGAAGCACAATCGGCCGGCATGAATCCGCAGATGTTCAACTCGTTTCTGGACGGCACGAAATCCGCGATCGAAATGGCGGCGATCGCCAACGCGACCGGACTGGATGTGCCGTCGGATGGTCTGCTGTTTCCGCCCTGCGGCGTGGACGATCTGCCGCATGTGATGCGGCCGCGCGAGGCGGGCGGCGTGCTGGAGAAGGCTGGCCTTGCGGAAGTCGTGTCTTCGCTGGAGCGCGACGGTCGTCCTGTATTCAGGGATCTGCGCTGGGGCGTCTATGTCGTGCTGGAAGCTCCGAACGATTATGCTGCCGATTGCTTCAGGCAATATGGGCTGAAGACCGACGCATCGGGACGATATGCGGCGATGTACAAGCCGTATCATCTGATCGGGCTTGAGCTCAATATCTCCATCCTCTCGGCCGCGCTGCGCAACGAGCCGACCGGTCAGCCGCATGATTTCCGCGGCGACGTCGCGGCGGTAGCAAAACGCAATCTGCGCGCCGGCGAAATGCTCGACGGCGAAGGCGGCTATACGGTATGGGGCAAATTGATGCCGGCATCGAAGAGTCTCGCCGCCGGCGCGCTGCCGATCGGGCTTGCCCATCGCGTCAAGCTGAAGAACGACGTCGCCCACGGCGCGGTGGTGCGCTGGAATGATGTCGAAGTCGACGAAGGCAGTGACACCATCAAGACGCGCAGGGCGATGGAAGCGGCATTCTCCACGAGACGATGA
- a CDS encoding TRAP transporter substrate-binding protein — protein MKRRDFLKVGGAGLAASAVAAPAIAQSNPEIKWRYTASWPKALDTLYGGCEYFAKRVAEITDNKFQIQPFAAGEIVPGLQVLDAVSNGTVEMGNTALYYYWGKNPAFTFGTSLPFGLNTRSHISWLRFGGGMDMLNDLLKEYGCVGQPTGSTGAQMGGWFRKEIKSMDDFRGLKFRVGGFAGTIIAKVGGVPQQIAGGDIYPALEKGTIDAAEWVGPYDDEKLGFVKVAKYYYYPGWWEGTGQGHNIMNLEKFNALPKHYQAAIETASYDTFTWVTGKYDHVNPPALKRLLAAGAILRPFPQEVLEACYNAANGIYADLAKNNPHFNKMYTSLSAYRNESLAWNQVAELSYDSFMMRMRTRT, from the coding sequence ATGAAACGTCGTGATTTCTTGAAGGTGGGCGGCGCAGGTCTTGCCGCGAGTGCGGTTGCCGCGCCAGCAATTGCGCAATCGAACCCGGAGATAAAGTGGCGTTACACGGCAAGCTGGCCGAAGGCACTCGATACGCTGTATGGCGGCTGCGAATATTTTGCCAAGCGCGTTGCCGAAATCACCGACAACAAATTCCAGATTCAGCCATTCGCCGCCGGTGAAATCGTCCCGGGCCTGCAGGTGCTGGACGCCGTTTCGAACGGTACCGTCGAGATGGGCAACACAGCGCTCTATTATTATTGGGGCAAGAATCCTGCGTTCACCTTCGGCACGTCGCTGCCGTTCGGCCTCAACACGCGCTCGCATATTTCCTGGCTGCGTTTCGGCGGCGGCATGGACATGCTCAACGATCTCTTGAAGGAGTATGGCTGCGTCGGCCAGCCGACCGGCTCTACCGGCGCCCAGATGGGCGGCTGGTTCCGGAAAGAGATCAAGTCGATGGACGACTTCCGCGGCCTCAAATTCCGCGTCGGCGGTTTCGCAGGTACCATCATCGCCAAGGTCGGCGGCGTGCCGCAGCAGATCGCGGGCGGCGACATCTATCCGGCGCTGGAGAAGGGCACCATCGACGCGGCGGAATGGGTCGGCCCCTACGACGACGAGAAACTCGGCTTCGTGAAGGTCGCGAAGTACTACTACTATCCGGGCTGGTGGGAAGGCACCGGCCAGGGCCACAACATCATGAACCTCGAGAAGTTCAACGCGCTGCCGAAGCATTACCAGGCTGCGATCGAGACCGCGTCCTACGATACGTTCACCTGGGTCACCGGCAAGTACGACCACGTCAATCCGCCGGCGCTGAAGCGGCTGCTGGCCGCGGGCGCGATTCTCAGGCCTTTCCCGCAGGAAGTGCTCGAGGCCTGCTACAATGCCGCCAACGGCATCTACGCGGATCTCGCCAAGAACAACCCGCACTTCAACAAGATGTATACGAGCCTGTCGGCGTACCGCAACGAGTCGCTGGCATGGAATCAGGTGGCTGAGCTGAGCTACGACAGCTTCATGATGCGGATGCGTACCCGCACCTGA